From the Pelorhabdus rhamnosifermentans genome, the window CATGACTCCATAGGGCTTTGTTTTGTATTTGCTCGGCAATATTTGCTACAAGCTGGGGTGCCGTGCCCCGTGAGGCGTCGCCTGAACTAATGTTCCAGCCAACATCACAGTAACCTTCTTGTTCTAAACTGTTCCAATAAGCTTTGTTAAAGGTGCCTGCTGATCCTCCGGGGGCCCTAGAAATATGGGGACGTACACCAATGGCTTGTTTGATAATTTCATCGGTATGATGTAGTTGCGCTAAATAGGTTTGAGGTGAGCGATAGAGGTCTTTATAGTTATGATTGTAGCTATGATTGCCTATGGCATGTCCTGCCGTGAAAATTTGTTTGATTAAATCAGGATATTTTTCTGCTTGACTACCGACAAGAAAAAAAGTAGCATGAATTTGATATTCATTGAGAAGAGCCAGTACAATCGGCGTGTTTTCAGGGTCAGGTCCATCATCGAAGGTGAGATAAACTGTTTTTTGGCCATAGTAGGGAGTCAGTGGTGGCAAAGTGGTTGGCAGTTTCTGATTTTTCCGTTCTGAAACGAGCAACGGATCATAAACAGGTTTGTCTGTCATAAGCCAGTTATTTGTATAGTCCATAATCAAATAAGCAGGTGCGTAATTCGGGGGAGATTCAGCGTTTTTTTCAGTTGTGGATTCGATATTATTTGTTGTAATAGAGTAGTAGGCGAATGTTCCTAATGGTGCCGTGCAAAACAACAAAAAAAAGAACAATGTGAGTCGACATAATTCTTTAAACGCTGAATGTTGCATCATTATTTATGCACCTCATAGTTTTGAACAATTTTGTTGACAAGAATTATTTCGGCAAAGAACGTTTTTTTCCTGCGTAAGCATTGCTTTGTTATGGTTATACTACGAATAATAAGGAGGCACAGGCAGATGCAAAAAAATTTTCAGCGAAAAAAAGATATTCTAGTTCAATCAGTTGTTTTAGTGCTTTTCATTTGTTTTTTTGGGAGTATTGCCTATGCTTTTTTCACTTTGCCGCAAACAGATAATTTGGAAAATTTACAATTTATGAAAGCCACACAAGTATTTGATGCTCATGGTGCACTTATTTCAAAGTTGTTTGAGGAAAATCGCGTCGTTGTACCCATTAGCAGCATGTCTTTTTATGTGCAACAGGCTATTATTGATAATGAAGATATCAGGTTTTATAGCCATGCTGGTGTCGATCCTATTGGCATTGTTCGAGCTTTATGGGTGGATCTGCGCATGGGGACTTTCGCTGAGGGGGGAAGCACGCTTACGCAGCAACTGGCTAAGAATATGTTTTTGACGCAGGAAAAGACTTTTATACGAAAATTAAAAGAAATGTTACTGGCATTACTTATTGAAAGAAGATTTTCTAAACAGGAAATTCTTCAGGCTTATTTGAATCAAGTATATTTTGGTGAAGGTGCTTATGGTGTTGAATCTGCTTCACAAGTATATTTTGGTAAGCATGCTAGTGAATTGACCTTGGGGGAAAGTGCATTGATCGCCGGATTGCCACGCGGTCCGGGAATTTATTCACCTTATGTGGATATGAACGCGGCTTTATCGAGGCGTGCTGAAGTGTTAAGTGGTATGGTAAAAATGAACGATATTACACAAGCACAGGCCGATGCTGCAAATGGTGAACCACTTGTATTGGTTGGTAAGAAAAAACGGACTGTTCAAGCTTCTTACTTTTTAGATTATGTTGCCAATGAGCTTGTGGGCCGTTATGGCGCTAATCGAGTATACAGAGGCGGGCTGAAGGTTTATACAACACTTGATATTAAGACTCAGCAGGCAGCAGAAGCTACGCTTGGAAAATATCAAGGAGCCGTTTTAGCCCTTGACCCTCATAATGGTTCTATTCGTGCTATGGTAGGAGGTCGTGATTATCAGGAAAGCCAAATAAATCGGGTGCAAGTTGAACTAAGACAGCCAGGTTCTGCTTTTAAACCTTTTTTATATGCAACAGCCTTAAACCAAGGGTTGACAGCGAATGCCGTGATTATTGATGAAAAAATCAATATTGGCGGGTACAGCCCGCTAAATTCCGATAAGAAGTATCATGGTCCAGTTACGCTGAGTAAGGCGTTGCGTGATTCTATTAATGTGCCTGCAGTCAAGTTAGCGCAGCAAGTGGGCATGACAAATGTCTTGGCACTTGCTCAAGCACTGGGAATTTCAACGCTTACAACGCAGGATAATAATTTGGCAGCTGCCATCGGCGGGTTGACACAGGGCGTAAATTTAATGGAACTTACAGCAGCTTATACGGCTTTTGCAAATGCTGGCGTTCTTTCTAAACCTGTGGCTATTTTGAAGGTACTCGATGAAAATGATCAGCTGTTGGAACAGGCAACATTTGTGCAGCAACAAATGTTAACGCCGCAAGTGGCTTACATTATGACGAATATGATGGCAGGAACAATCAGTTCAGGTACAGGTACGGCAGCTGCCATTGGTCGACCGGCAGCAGGGAAAACAGGTACAACAGACAATTATGAAGCAGCCTGGTTTATTGGTTATACACCGGACTTATTAACAGGTATTTATGTTGGCAATGATGACCGTACACCAGTAGGAATTTCGGGCAGCCAAGTGGCGGGGCTGTGGGGAGCCATGATGACTAAAGCGGAAGCAGGAATTACTGTAACGCAATTTTCTGTGCCTGAAGGTATTATTACGAATATCCCTATTTGTGCAACAACAGGCAAAGTGGCTTTCTTTGGTTGTCCTGAAGTAGAGAAAACTGCTTTTATTAAAGGAACGGAACCTGCATTTTCCGGTTGGCTGCAAGAAAGTAACAATTTAGGTACGCTACCTGATTCGCAAGGAGAAACACCTCAGGCTCCGCTTCAACCTAAGACTCCCAGTTGGCGGAATTTATTGCCTCGATTGCCGGGATTTTGAGAATGTGGTACAATTCTATACAGATGATTGATATAACAATGTTTGTAGCCTCATAATAAAGAGGCTAAGGTGAAGGAGTTAAAAACAGGGTGCAGAAACAAGCAAATATTTTAGGCGTTCGCGTCGATTCAATGACAATGGATCAGGCTGTTATGACAGTGGAATCCATGATAAGTGGAAAAAGTTCATATGCCCACATGCAGTTAGTTGCTACAGCCAATGCTGAGATGGTTATGATGGCAAACGAGGATAAGGAGCTTGCTACGATTTTAGCTGCAGCGCAGCTTGTTGTGCCTGATGGCGCTGGCGTGGTATGGGCGGCTGGAAAGCTGGGGCATCCTGTGCCTGAACGTGTCGCTGGGTTTGATTTAGCCCAAAGGCTGTTTGCACTAAGCGCTGAAAAGGGCTATCGTATTTATTTTTTAGGTGGAGCACCTGGCGTTGCGGTCAAAGCTCAGGCCGCTGCCAGAAAAAGATATGGTTCGATTGAATTTGTTGGTGTTCATGATGGCTTTTTTAAAGCGGAAGAAGTGCCAACGTTAGTTGCCAGCATTAATGAATCTAAGGCCGATTTGTTATTTGTCGCGCTCGGTGTACCAAAACAAGAAAAATGGCTTTATGAGCTTCGTAATCAATTGACAGTGAAAGTGGGTATTGGGGTTGGCGGAACTTTTGATGTTATGGCTGGCGTGATGAAACGCGCCCCACTTTGGATGCAGAAAACCAATTTAGAATGGTTGTTTCGTCTGATGATGCAACCACAGCGAGCCCTTCGAATGTTGGCTCTGCCGCGCTTTGTCATCAAGGTTTTATTGTCGAAAAAAGATTAGACAAACGATGGGCCCTATATTATAATAATTTGAGACACGGTAAAGGCAAGTGGTAGCTTGCTTTTTGTTTTTGTGCTGCCATAGCGGTGCCTTAGGAGGTGGATGGATGGTTAAAGGTCCTATTGTAAAAGAAGGATATCGATATATTGCTATCTTAGCCTGTTTGACAGCTTGTGTCGCTATTGTTATGGGGGGGTACTGGAGCATTGTACCTGGCGTATTTCTTGTTTTTGTTACTTTCTTTTTTCGTAATCCAAATAGGAAGATACCAGGGGACGAAGCTTATGTTATGTCACCAGCAGACGGGAAAGTTATGAGTGTATGTGACATTTATGATGAAGAATTCTTACTTGATGAAGCCATTAAGGTCACGATTTTTTTATCGGTTCTTGATGTGCATGTTAATCGCAGTCCTATTGCAGGCGAAATTATTTATCAACAATATACTTGCGGACGGTTTCGTCCGGCTTATAAAGAATCTGCTGGCTGTGAAAATGAACGTCATTCACTGGGAATTGAAAATGACCAAATGAAGATTCTTGTTACTCAGATTGCCGGCATATTAGCGCGGCGTATTGTTTCATGGGTGACATTAGGCAATGTGCTTACACGGGGTGAACGTTACGGTATGATTAAATTTGGGTCCTGTACGGAAGTCGTTATGCCAAAATCAGTTGAAGTTCTTGTTAAAAAAGGAGATCGTGTTCGTGGTGGAGAGACGATTATAGGGAGGATTCGCAAATGAAAAGTATCATACCAAACGCAGTCACGGCACTAAATCTTGTTTTTGGCATGTTTGCTATTATGAATACCATCCATGGTGCCTACAATGTTGCTGCGTTTTGTGTAGTTGCCGCCATGGTTGCTGATGCGGCTGATGGACGGACGGCGCGTTTTTTTTGTGTGTCCAGTGACTTTGGCAAAGAGCTTGATTCACTCTGTGATCTTGTTTCATTTGGCGCAGCACCGGCATTTTTGGCTTATGCCTATTATTTGCAGGAGTTTGATTTACTTGGACAGCTTGTAGCCGTATTTTTTGCTGTCTGCGGTGCCTTGCGGTTAGCACGGTTCAATGTTAACACAGGGATTGTTAAGGGGCATTTTATGGGGCTGCCTATTCCAGCAGCTGGCTGCGCTGTTGTTACTTTTATCATGATGGGAATCAAGCCTGATGGTTATACATTTCCTTTGTTTGTAGCTGTTTTTGGCTATCTTATGGTAAGTACAATTAAATACCCCGATTTTAAAGGGAAGGGTGAAAAAATTTATCCTATTCCTGTAGTACTATCTCTTGCTAGTGGCTGTTTTATATTTATTGTCTATCAGCATGCTTTG encodes:
- a CDS encoding transglycosylase domain-containing protein — its product is MQKNFQRKKDILVQSVVLVLFICFFGSIAYAFFTLPQTDNLENLQFMKATQVFDAHGALISKLFEENRVVVPISSMSFYVQQAIIDNEDIRFYSHAGVDPIGIVRALWVDLRMGTFAEGGSTLTQQLAKNMFLTQEKTFIRKLKEMLLALLIERRFSKQEILQAYLNQVYFGEGAYGVESASQVYFGKHASELTLGESALIAGLPRGPGIYSPYVDMNAALSRRAEVLSGMVKMNDITQAQADAANGEPLVLVGKKKRTVQASYFLDYVANELVGRYGANRVYRGGLKVYTTLDIKTQQAAEATLGKYQGAVLALDPHNGSIRAMVGGRDYQESQINRVQVELRQPGSAFKPFLYATALNQGLTANAVIIDEKINIGGYSPLNSDKKYHGPVTLSKALRDSINVPAVKLAQQVGMTNVLALAQALGISTLTTQDNNLAAAIGGLTQGVNLMELTAAYTAFANAGVLSKPVAILKVLDENDQLLEQATFVQQQMLTPQVAYIMTNMMAGTISSGTGTAAAIGRPAAGKTGTTDNYEAAWFIGYTPDLLTGIYVGNDDRTPVGISGSQVAGLWGAMMTKAEAGITVTQFSVPEGIITNIPICATTGKVAFFGCPEVEKTAFIKGTEPAFSGWLQESNNLGTLPDSQGETPQAPLQPKTPSWRNLLPRLPGF
- the pssA gene encoding CDP-diacylglycerol--serine O-phosphatidyltransferase encodes the protein MKSIIPNAVTALNLVFGMFAIMNTIHGAYNVAAFCVVAAMVADAADGRTARFFCVSSDFGKELDSLCDLVSFGAAPAFLAYAYYLQEFDLLGQLVAVFFAVCGALRLARFNVNTGIVKGHFMGLPIPAAGCAVVTFIMMGIKPDGYTFPLFVAVFGYLMVSTIKYPDFKGKGEKIYPIPVVLSLASGCFIFIVYQHALLFAVIFTYAIFGILNTLFGRFGYKSEVL
- a CDS encoding WecB/TagA/CpsF family glycosyltransferase; its protein translation is MQKQANILGVRVDSMTMDQAVMTVESMISGKSSYAHMQLVATANAEMVMMANEDKELATILAAAQLVVPDGAGVVWAAGKLGHPVPERVAGFDLAQRLFALSAEKGYRIYFLGGAPGVAVKAQAAARKRYGSIEFVGVHDGFFKAEEVPTLVASINESKADLLFVALGVPKQEKWLYELRNQLTVKVGIGVGGTFDVMAGVMKRAPLWMQKTNLEWLFRLMMQPQRALRMLALPRFVIKVLLSKKD
- a CDS encoding polysaccharide deacetylase family protein: MMQHSAFKELCRLTLFFFLLFCTAPLGTFAYYSITTNNIESTTEKNAESPPNYAPAYLIMDYTNNWLMTDKPVYDPLLVSERKNQKLPTTLPPLTPYYGQKTVYLTFDDGPDPENTPIVLALLNEYQIHATFFLVGSQAEKYPDLIKQIFTAGHAIGNHSYNHNYKDLYRSPQTYLAQLHHTDEIIKQAIGVRPHISRAPGGSAGTFNKAYWNSLEQEGYCDVGWNISSGDASRGTAPQLVANIAEQIQNKALWSHATVLMHDGTGHGETVKALRQIIELFKSQGFEFRVVNFSTPSAW
- a CDS encoding phosphatidylserine decarboxylase family protein, producing MVKGPIVKEGYRYIAILACLTACVAIVMGGYWSIVPGVFLVFVTFFFRNPNRKIPGDEAYVMSPADGKVMSVCDIYDEEFLLDEAIKVTIFLSVLDVHVNRSPIAGEIIYQQYTCGRFRPAYKESAGCENERHSLGIENDQMKILVTQIAGILARRIVSWVTLGNVLTRGERYGMIKFGSCTEVVMPKSVEVLVKKGDRVRGGETIIGRIRK